The Salegentibacter mishustinae genome includes a window with the following:
- the mreC gene encoding rod shape-determining protein MreC, whose translation MQQIFNFLIRNKNNILFLFLLSLAVFFTIQTHSYHKSSFISSANSLTGGIYSWANDFDKYMHLDEYNKRLMEENKQLRNVLTNLNDTISVENYTDTSSFDGTYYFRTARVINNNYAKRNNFLTLNQGKEAGIKSEFGVITSKGVIGIIDRVNNRFSRVISILNSESRINAQLSKTNHFGSLIWNGKNPNIVQLIDVPRQAPVKEGDTIVTGGKSLIFPEGIPIGSIEDFKLDQSESYYTINVKLFNDMTNIGYVYVIENLEREEILELEEQEDEQ comes from the coding sequence ATGCAGCAAATTTTCAATTTTCTTATTCGGAATAAGAATAATATTCTATTCTTATTTCTGCTGTCATTAGCTGTATTTTTCACTATTCAAACCCATTCTTATCACAAGAGTAGCTTTATAAGTTCGGCCAACAGTCTTACCGGTGGCATCTATTCCTGGGCTAACGATTTTGATAAGTACATGCATTTAGATGAGTACAACAAGCGACTCATGGAAGAGAATAAGCAGTTGCGTAACGTACTCACCAATTTAAACGACACAATTTCGGTAGAAAACTATACCGATACTTCCAGTTTTGATGGCACTTATTATTTTAGAACTGCAAGAGTGATTAATAATAATTATGCCAAGCGAAATAATTTCCTAACCCTTAACCAGGGAAAAGAAGCCGGCATAAAATCTGAATTTGGAGTTATTACCAGCAAAGGAGTAATTGGAATTATAGACAGGGTTAACAACAGGTTTTCCCGGGTAATTTCCATATTGAATTCAGAATCCCGGATTAATGCCCAATTGAGTAAAACCAATCATTTTGGAAGTTTAATATGGAATGGCAAAAACCCCAATATTGTACAGTTAATTGATGTTCCCAGGCAGGCACCTGTTAAAGAGGGAGATACCATTGTAACCGGAGGTAAATCTTTAATTTTTCCTGAAGGAATTCCTATTGGTAGCATTGAAGATTTTAAATTAGACCAAAGCGAGAGTTATTACACTATTAATGTTAAGCTCTTTAATGATATGACCAATATTGGTTATGTGTATGTTATCGAGAACCTGGAGCGGGAAGAAATACTGGAATTAGAGGAGCAGGAAGATGAACAATAG
- a CDS encoding rod shape-determining protein produces MGFFDFLIEEIAIDLGTANTLIIHNDKVVVDSPSIVARDRTTGKITAVGKEAAMMQGKTHENIKTIRPLKDGVIADFDASEKMLTMFIKEIPALKKKMFTPALRMVICIPSGITEVEMRAVKESAERVNGKEVYLIHEPMAAAIGIGVDIMQPKGNMIVDIGGGTTEIAVIALGGIVCDKSVKIAGDVFTNDIVYYMRTQHNLYVGERTAEKIKIQIGAATEDLEVPPEEMSVQGRDLLTGKPKQVNISYREIAKALDKSILRIEDAVMETLSQTPPELAADIYNTGIYLAGGGSMLRGLDKRLSQKTDLPVYIAEDPLRAVVRGTGICLKTLNRYKGILIK; encoded by the coding sequence ATGGGATTTTTTGACTTTCTCATTGAAGAAATAGCAATAGATTTAGGAACTGCGAACACCCTTATAATTCATAATGATAAGGTGGTGGTAGACAGTCCCTCTATTGTTGCAAGAGACCGTACTACGGGAAAAATAACCGCAGTAGGGAAAGAAGCTGCGATGATGCAGGGAAAAACCCATGAGAATATAAAAACCATTCGCCCATTGAAAGATGGGGTAATTGCCGATTTTGATGCTAGTGAGAAAATGCTCACCATGTTCATTAAAGAAATTCCGGCGCTTAAAAAGAAGATGTTTACGCCGGCGCTTAGAATGGTAATTTGTATTCCATCTGGCATTACCGAAGTAGAAATGCGTGCGGTAAAAGAAAGTGCAGAGCGTGTGAACGGGAAAGAGGTTTACCTTATTCACGAGCCTATGGCGGCTGCAATTGGTATTGGCGTAGATATTATGCAGCCTAAAGGAAATATGATCGTAGACATAGGTGGTGGTACTACCGAAATCGCCGTAATTGCGCTTGGCGGGATTGTTTGCGATAAATCGGTTAAAATCGCCGGTGATGTATTTACAAATGATATTGTTTATTATATGCGTACACAGCACAACTTATATGTTGGAGAGCGTACTGCTGAAAAAATAAAAATACAGATTGGTGCAGCGACTGAAGATTTAGAAGTTCCGCCAGAAGAAATGAGTGTTCAGGGACGTGACCTTTTAACAGGAAAACCCAAACAGGTAAACATTTCTTATCGTGAAATTGCTAAAGCCCTGGATAAATCAATTCTAAGGATTGAGGATGCGGTAATGGAAACCTTATCGCAAACCCCTCCAGAACTTGCTGCCGATATTTACAATACCGGTATTTATCTTGCTGGTGGTGGATCTATGCTTAGAGGTTTGGATAAAAGGTTATCTCAAAAAACCGATCTTCCGGTTTATATCGCCGAAGATCCATTAAGAGCGGTAGTAAGAGGAACCGGAATATGCTTAAAAACCCTAAATAGATATAAGGGAATTTTGATAAAGTAG
- the purH gene encoding bifunctional phosphoribosylaminoimidazolecarboxamide formyltransferase/IMP cyclohydrolase: MSDLKKAKSALISVFSKDGLEPIVKKLNDLGITIYSTGGTEKFIKDLGINVVPVEDVTSYPSILGGRVKTLHPKVFGGILNRQDNEGDVKELAEYEIPQIDIVIVDLYPFEKTVASGASEQDIIEKIDIGGISLIRAAAKNFKDVLCVSSVEDYKGFENLLDEKSGETSLADRKLFAGKAFNVSSHYDTAIFNYFNANQEIEAYKQSFQNGKALRYGENPHQKGEFYGDFDAMFEKLHGKELSYNNLLDVDASVNLINEFKGEDPTFAILKHNNACGLAQRDTLHQAYIDALAGDPVSAFGGVLISNVEIDKATAEEIHKLFCEVVIAPSFSAEAEDILKGKKNRILLIQKETELPQKQVKTCLNGVLVQEKDHKTDALEDLKQATNNNPTDDELSDLLFASKICKHTKSNTIVLAKNKQLCASGTGQTSRVDALKQSIEKAKSFNFSLKGAVMASDAFFPFPDCVEIAGNEGISAVIQPGGSIKDQLSIDYCNENNIAMVMTGTRHFKH; the protein is encoded by the coding sequence ATGAGCGACTTAAAAAAAGCAAAATCTGCTTTAATTTCTGTATTTAGCAAAGACGGCCTGGAACCCATCGTAAAAAAACTGAACGACCTGGGAATCACCATTTACTCTACCGGAGGTACCGAAAAATTCATCAAAGATCTGGGAATTAACGTAGTTCCTGTAGAAGATGTGACTTCATATCCTTCAATTTTAGGCGGACGTGTTAAAACACTTCATCCAAAAGTTTTCGGCGGAATTTTAAATCGTCAGGATAATGAAGGTGATGTAAAGGAACTTGCTGAATACGAAATTCCGCAGATAGACATTGTGATTGTAGACCTTTATCCTTTTGAGAAAACCGTAGCTTCGGGAGCTTCAGAACAGGATATTATTGAAAAAATAGATATTGGCGGAATTTCGCTTATTCGCGCTGCCGCAAAGAACTTTAAAGATGTGCTTTGCGTTTCTTCGGTTGAAGATTATAAAGGTTTTGAAAATTTACTGGACGAAAAAAGTGGAGAAACCAGCCTTGCTGATCGTAAACTTTTCGCAGGAAAAGCTTTTAATGTTTCTTCCCATTATGACACGGCTATTTTCAATTATTTTAATGCTAACCAGGAAATTGAAGCTTACAAACAAAGTTTCCAAAACGGAAAAGCCCTTAGATATGGTGAAAACCCGCATCAAAAAGGGGAGTTTTATGGCGATTTTGATGCGATGTTTGAAAAACTACACGGAAAAGAACTTTCGTACAACAACCTGTTAGATGTAGATGCCTCGGTAAACCTTATTAATGAATTTAAAGGCGAAGACCCAACTTTTGCTATTTTAAAGCACAACAACGCCTGTGGTTTGGCACAACGCGACACTTTACACCAGGCTTATATAGATGCATTGGCAGGAGATCCGGTTTCAGCCTTTGGTGGTGTTTTAATTAGTAATGTTGAAATTGACAAAGCTACAGCTGAAGAAATTCATAAATTATTCTGCGAAGTAGTAATAGCCCCTTCGTTCTCTGCAGAGGCCGAAGATATCCTTAAGGGAAAAAAGAATAGAATTTTATTGATCCAGAAAGAAACCGAACTTCCGCAGAAACAAGTTAAAACTTGTTTAAACGGAGTTTTAGTTCAGGAGAAAGATCATAAAACAGATGCTCTTGAAGATTTAAAACAGGCGACAAACAATAATCCAACAGATGATGAGTTATCTGACCTGTTATTCGCTTCAAAAATCTGTAAGCACACAAAATCCAACACTATCGTATTGGCAAAAAACAAGCAATTATGTGCCAGCGGTACCGGGCAAACTTCTCGTGTAGACGCTTTAAAACAAAGTATCGAGAAGGCAAAATCTTTTAATTTCAGTTTAAAAGGAGCGGTAATGGCGAGTGATGCATTTTTCCCATTTCCTGATTGTGTGGAGATTGCCGGAAACGAAGGAATTTCAGCGGTAATTCAGCCGGGAGGATCAATAAAAGATCAACTTAGTATAGATTATTGCAACGAAAATAATATAGCGATGGTGATGACTGGAACACGCCATTTTAAACATTAA
- a CDS encoding ABC transporter permease — protein sequence MLIYLRVLKESFNFAINALKNNKLRTFLSLLGVTIGIFSIIGVLAAVDSLEREIKGSLSALDNSTIIVMRFSFGPTEVPQWKRQQFPDVSYDEYQYLKRNLPNTESIAYSIGVPNESIKHEDVTSTGVGVGAVTHEYYDIEAFELEDGRFFNESESVSGSPVIVLGHEIANNLFGNFDPLGKEVRMYGRKLTVIGVLSKQGASLFGGSRDGQVFLPANVARRVYGDNNKGVFPQLILKPEDDVDNAEYIAVLEQQLRNYRGIKPGDINNFFVNQLQGFADFIDNITGQLNFIGLIISGFSLLVGGFGIANIMFVSVKERTNLIGIQKSLGAKNKFILFQFLFEAIILAIIGGLVGLGLVWLVSIAASQFTGDFQFVLSGWNAFIGTAVSALIGLISGIVPAISASKLDPVEAIRTGM from the coding sequence ATGCTGATATATTTACGCGTACTTAAAGAGAGTTTTAATTTTGCGATCAACGCATTAAAAAACAATAAGCTAAGAACTTTTTTGTCTTTGCTTGGCGTTACTATCGGTATTTTTTCCATTATTGGGGTGCTTGCCGCGGTAGATTCTTTAGAGCGTGAAATTAAAGGGAGTTTAAGCGCTTTAGATAATAGCACCATTATAGTAATGCGTTTTTCTTTTGGTCCTACCGAAGTTCCACAATGGAAACGCCAGCAATTTCCAGATGTTTCTTACGATGAATATCAATATTTAAAAAGGAATCTTCCCAATACAGAATCTATAGCCTATAGCATTGGTGTGCCAAATGAATCTATAAAGCACGAGGATGTTACCAGTACAGGCGTAGGAGTAGGGGCAGTTACGCACGAATATTATGATATTGAAGCCTTTGAATTAGAAGACGGTCGGTTTTTTAACGAATCTGAATCGGTTAGTGGTTCGCCGGTAATCGTTTTAGGTCACGAAATTGCCAATAATCTTTTTGGGAACTTTGATCCGCTTGGGAAAGAAGTGCGTATGTATGGCCGTAAACTTACGGTTATTGGCGTATTGTCAAAACAGGGTGCCAGTCTATTTGGCGGCTCCAGGGATGGCCAGGTTTTTCTTCCTGCAAATGTTGCGAGAAGGGTTTATGGAGATAATAACAAAGGCGTTTTTCCGCAGTTGATCTTAAAACCTGAAGATGATGTGGATAATGCTGAATACATTGCTGTACTTGAGCAGCAATTGCGTAATTACCGCGGAATTAAACCCGGTGACATCAATAACTTTTTTGTAAATCAACTTCAGGGATTTGCCGATTTTATAGATAATATTACCGGCCAGCTTAATTTTATAGGACTTATCATTAGTGGATTTTCACTTTTAGTTGGGGGCTTCGGGATTGCGAATATTATGTTTGTTAGCGTTAAAGAGCGAACAAACCTTATTGGTATCCAGAAATCTCTAGGTGCAAAGAATAAATTTATCCTGTTTCAGTTTTTATTTGAAGCAATAATCCTTGCAATAATTGGTGGTCTTGTAGGTCTCGGACTTGTTTGGTTGGTTTCCATCGCCGCTTCGCAATTTACCGGCGATTTCCAATTTGTACTTTCTGGTTGGAATGCTTTTATAGGAACTGCGGTTTCAGCATTAATCGGTTTAATCTCAGGAATAGTTCCGGCGATTTCAGCTTCGAAATTAGATCCGGTAGAAGCTATCAGAACAGGAATGTAA
- a CDS encoding GAF domain-containing protein — protein MSFQKLKPEVKAILENENLSVDHKLSQVCEVLKENIPYYDWVGFYFKNGDKEELKLRSFAGEPTDHTIIPFGKGICGQVAVSNENFVVPDVKAQTNYIACSINVKAEIVVPLFLNGENIGQIDIDSHTPDPFSKEDEEFLQWVNEKVAEVLS, from the coding sequence ATGTCTTTTCAGAAATTAAAACCGGAAGTTAAAGCGATTCTTGAAAACGAAAATCTATCGGTAGACCATAAATTATCGCAGGTTTGTGAAGTTTTAAAAGAAAATATTCCTTATTACGATTGGGTAGGTTTTTATTTTAAGAACGGCGATAAGGAAGAGTTGAAATTACGCTCTTTTGCCGGGGAACCTACAGATCATACTATTATTCCTTTCGGAAAAGGGATTTGCGGGCAGGTAGCGGTTTCTAATGAAAACTTTGTAGTTCCAGATGTAAAAGCGCAAACTAATTATATAGCCTGTAGCATTAACGTGAAAGCTGAAATAGTTGTACCGCTTTTCTTGAACGGCGAGAATATTGGCCAGATCGATATTGATTCGCATACCCCAGATCCATTTTCTAAGGAAGATGAAGAATTTTTACAATGGGTGAATGAGAAAGTTGCAGAAGTTTTAAGTTAA
- the xrtF gene encoding exosortase family protein XrtF: MLKLFVKYKSVLRFIFMFLGSYLVFTLLYNLYLEFFRSPVYYPDYFTHLVAKQSEALISGFGYNAQILPHQSELSMKLIVNDAYLARIVEGCNAISIVILFASFVLSFFGKLKLTMLYLLAGAVIVYAMNIIRIAILAIGIYEYPEYTDFLHSIIFPLIIYGTVFILWLIWVRIYSRKHSV, from the coding sequence TTGCTAAAGTTATTCGTTAAATATAAATCGGTACTCCGTTTCATCTTTATGTTTTTGGGGAGTTACCTGGTTTTTACACTCCTCTATAATCTTTACCTGGAGTTTTTTAGATCTCCGGTTTATTATCCCGATTATTTTACCCACCTCGTGGCAAAACAAAGTGAGGCCTTAATAAGTGGCTTTGGTTACAATGCGCAAATCTTACCTCACCAGTCAGAACTTTCTATGAAATTGATCGTGAATGACGCTTATTTAGCGAGAATTGTAGAAGGTTGCAACGCGATTAGTATTGTAATTCTGTTTGCATCTTTTGTGCTTTCCTTCTTCGGAAAATTAAAATTAACGATGCTTTATTTACTGGCGGGCGCTGTAATAGTTTACGCGATGAATATAATTAGGATCGCTATTCTTGCCATTGGAATTTATGAATACCCTGAGTATACTGACTTTCTTCATAGCATTATTTTTCCATTAATCATCTACGGCACCGTTTTTATACTTTGGCTTATTTGGGTGCGAATTTATAGCCGTAAACATAGCGTATGA
- a CDS encoding exosortase F system-associated membrane protein yields the protein MKQLIRLSGIGILVVLLVLVRLFEHQLFYDPFIDFYGYGGHLAMDVPQIIFPKLLLNISLRYWLNTIISLVILFVSFRDKNIVKFAALLFALLFGISLATFSVLYFNLNAQNVMGLFYVRRFLIHPLFILILLPAFYYYRLKKRANP from the coding sequence ATGAAACAGCTAATAAGGCTTTCGGGGATTGGGATTCTAGTAGTCTTACTGGTTTTAGTAAGGCTTTTTGAGCATCAGCTGTTTTACGACCCTTTCATTGATTTTTACGGTTACGGTGGGCATTTGGCGATGGATGTGCCTCAAATTATCTTCCCTAAACTATTGCTGAATATAAGTTTACGTTACTGGCTAAATACCATAATTTCTCTGGTTATTCTTTTTGTATCTTTTCGGGATAAGAATATAGTGAAATTCGCCGCCTTATTATTTGCTTTACTTTTCGGAATTAGCCTGGCCACGTTTAGCGTACTTTATTTTAATCTAAATGCACAAAATGTAATGGGCTTATTTTATGTGAGAAGATTCCTAATTCATCCGTTGTTTATTCTCATTTTACTCCCTGCTTTTTATTATTATCGCCTGAAAAAAAGGGCAAATCCATAA
- a CDS encoding HYC_CC_PP family protein, producing the protein MKKAFQHSISVAMALLVLFSTFSFTVDKHFCGSFLVDKAIFSEAKTCGMEMETSAEDSCCTNEKLAIEGQDELKHQFDSLDLDQQVFLAGFAYSYIFVLEDYSREITPFRDYSPPLLVSDIQLEGQVFLI; encoded by the coding sequence ATGAAAAAAGCTTTTCAACATAGCATTTCTGTAGCAATGGCACTTTTAGTGCTGTTTTCAACCTTTTCTTTTACGGTTGATAAACATTTCTGCGGAAGCTTTTTAGTAGATAAAGCTATTTTTTCTGAAGCCAAAACCTGCGGTATGGAAATGGAAACTTCAGCTGAAGATTCTTGCTGCACTAATGAAAAATTGGCAATAGAAGGTCAGGATGAGTTAAAACATCAGTTTGATTCTCTGGACCTGGACCAACAAGTTTTTCTTGCCGGTTTTGCTTATTCCTATATCTTCGTTTTAGAAGATTATTCAAGGGAAATTACTCCATTTAGAGATTATTCTCCTCCCTTGCTCGTCAGCGATATTCAGCTGGAAGGTCAGGTCTTTCTTATTTGA
- a CDS encoding efflux RND transporter permease subunit, translating to MLNKGIKFLIENKLVAVILLVLFVGWGVVNAPFNWDTGFLPSDPVAVDAIPDIGENQQIVFTKWPGRSPQDIEDQITYPLTTSLLGIPGVKTIRSSSMFGFSSIYIIFEEDVEFYWSRSRILEKLNSLPSNLLPDDVSPALGPDATGLGQIFWYTLEGRDKDGNVTGGWDLHELRSIQDYYVKYALSGASGVSEVASIGGYVQEYQIDVNPELMRQYGIGLQEVVLAVKESNRDIGAQTLEINNAEYLVRGLGYVKSVEDIENAVVTSEDYASVSIKDIAKVSLGPAQRRGILDKEGAEVVGGVVVARYGANPLEVINNVKDQIDEISRGLPSKTLKDGTVSQVTIVPFYDRTELIKETLDTLREALTMEILITILVIIVMVFNLRASVLISGLLPVAVLMVFISMKLFNVPANIVALSGIAIAIGTMVDVGVILSENILRHLDERSTDENGNKLPINNVVYNATSEVSGAILTAVLTTIISFIPVFTMIGAEGKLFRPLAFTKTMALVASLIVALFIIPPFAATFFKKRTSKASIGYVFNAILIIAGLTAMVFGYFTGIILVAFGVTGILILQKKITPKRANLINIIISAFAIVFLLAEYWRPLGFDRSIFMNLIFVGLIAFGLLGIFTVFRRNYTRILTWALANKILFLSVPTVIVIFGFLIMQNTGKEFMPSLNEGSFLLMPTSMPHAGVEENKRVLQQLDMAVASIPEIETVVGKAGRTESALDPAPLSMYENIIQYKSEYMRNADGERQRYKVNEDGLFVLKNGKLALNPNSDMDEDVNYKEAKLVSEALSLKHEQLLPDEDGEYFRNWRPGIESPDDIWNEIVQVTKLPGVTSAPKLQPIETRLVMLQTGMRAPMGIKVKGDNLQQIEAFGMKLEEILKEAEGVKDEAVFADRIVGKPYLLIDIKRDRLARYGVSIEDVQQILEVAVGGMQITQTVEGRERYGVRVRYPRELRANPEDIKDIYVPVEGGSPIPLSELVNIRYEKGPQVIKSEDTFLIGYVLFDKLDGYAEVDVVENAQATIQEKIDSGELVVPQGINYRFTGTYENQLRAEKTLSVVVPLSLLIIFLILYFQFKSVSTSLMVFTGIAVAFAGGFLMIWFYGQDWFMNFNFFGENLRDLFQMHTINLSVAVWVGFIALFGIATDDGVVMATYLTQTFDKNLTETKDQVRASVIEAGEKRIRPCLMTTATTILALLPILTSTGRGSDIMIPMAIPAFGGMLIALITLFVVPVLFSWRKESQLKVKSEKLKVIN from the coding sequence ATGCTGAACAAAGGCATTAAATTCTTAATAGAAAATAAACTCGTAGCGGTTATTTTACTCGTCCTTTTTGTGGGTTGGGGTGTCGTGAATGCGCCATTTAACTGGGACACCGGCTTTTTGCCTTCAGACCCTGTGGCGGTAGATGCGATTCCCGATATTGGTGAAAACCAGCAAATAGTATTTACCAAATGGCCGGGGCGATCACCTCAGGATATTGAAGATCAGATCACCTATCCGCTTACTACTTCACTCTTGGGCATTCCCGGGGTAAAAACCATTCGTAGTTCTTCTATGTTCGGCTTCTCCAGTATCTATATCATTTTTGAAGAAGATGTTGAGTTCTATTGGAGCCGAAGTAGAATTCTGGAAAAGCTCAATTCGCTTCCCTCTAATTTGTTGCCGGATGATGTAAGTCCTGCGTTGGGTCCCGATGCTACTGGTTTGGGTCAGATCTTCTGGTACACTCTTGAAGGCCGCGATAAAGATGGAAACGTTACCGGTGGTTGGGATTTACATGAGCTAAGGAGTATCCAGGATTATTATGTGAAATATGCTCTTTCTGGAGCGAGCGGGGTTTCTGAAGTGGCATCTATAGGCGGCTATGTTCAGGAATATCAAATAGATGTTAATCCAGAGCTCATGCGCCAGTACGGAATTGGGCTTCAGGAAGTGGTTTTAGCGGTAAAAGAAAGCAATCGAGATATAGGCGCACAAACCCTGGAGATCAATAATGCCGAATACCTTGTTCGTGGTTTAGGTTATGTGAAATCGGTAGAGGATATCGAGAATGCAGTGGTGACTTCTGAAGATTATGCTTCCGTAAGTATTAAAGATATTGCGAAGGTTTCCTTAGGTCCTGCCCAAAGAAGAGGGATTTTAGATAAGGAAGGGGCTGAGGTTGTTGGCGGAGTCGTGGTGGCCCGTTATGGCGCAAATCCGCTGGAAGTGATCAACAATGTTAAGGATCAAATCGATGAGATTAGCCGTGGTTTACCTTCCAAAACTCTTAAGGATGGAACCGTTTCCCAGGTTACCATCGTGCCTTTTTATGATCGTACTGAACTAATAAAGGAAACCCTGGACACCTTAAGGGAGGCGTTAACCATGGAAATCCTTATCACGATTCTAGTGATAATTGTGATGGTTTTCAATTTACGGGCATCGGTGCTTATTTCGGGCTTGTTGCCGGTCGCGGTTTTAATGGTGTTTATCTCGATGAAACTATTTAATGTGCCGGCCAATATTGTGGCTTTATCTGGTATCGCTATTGCTATTGGAACCATGGTAGATGTTGGGGTTATTTTATCTGAAAATATTCTCCGGCATCTTGATGAGCGCAGTACCGATGAAAATGGAAATAAACTTCCCATTAACAATGTTGTTTATAATGCCACTTCAGAAGTTTCCGGAGCGATCTTAACTGCAGTGCTTACCACTATTATTAGTTTTATCCCTGTCTTTACTATGATAGGAGCCGAAGGAAAATTATTTAGGCCCCTGGCATTTACTAAAACCATGGCGCTAGTGGCTTCGCTAATCGTGGCTTTATTTATAATTCCGCCTTTTGCTGCAACTTTCTTTAAGAAAAGAACCTCAAAAGCTAGCATAGGATATGTATTCAATGCGATTCTTATCATAGCAGGTCTTACGGCGATGGTCTTTGGTTATTTTACCGGCATTATTTTAGTTGCTTTTGGCGTTACCGGTATTTTAATACTTCAGAAAAAGATCACGCCAAAAAGGGCAAATCTTATCAATATCATCATTTCAGCTTTCGCCATTGTCTTTTTATTGGCTGAATATTGGAGGCCGCTTGGTTTTGACCGAAGCATTTTTATGAACCTTATTTTCGTTGGTCTTATCGCTTTTGGTTTGCTGGGCATTTTCACGGTTTTTAGAAGAAATTATACCCGAATTTTGACCTGGGCGCTGGCTAATAAAATCCTTTTTCTATCGGTCCCCACGGTAATTGTGATTTTTGGGTTCTTAATTATGCAAAATACAGGGAAGGAATTTATGCCTTCTCTAAATGAAGGCTCCTTTTTATTGATGCCAACTTCGATGCCTCATGCCGGCGTGGAAGAAAATAAGAGAGTATTGCAGCAACTGGATATGGCTGTAGCCAGTATTCCTGAAATTGAAACCGTGGTGGGAAAAGCTGGCCGAACAGAATCGGCATTGGATCCTGCACCACTTTCTATGTACGAAAATATTATTCAGTATAAATCTGAATATATGCGTAATGCGGATGGTGAGCGCCAAAGATATAAGGTAAATGAAGATGGTTTATTTGTATTGAAAAATGGCAAGCTGGCACTAAATCCTAATTCTGATATGGATGAAGATGTCAATTATAAAGAAGCTAAACTGGTTTCCGAAGCATTAAGCCTGAAACACGAGCAACTACTGCCCGATGAAGATGGGGAATATTTCCGAAACTGGCGCCCCGGAATAGAATCACCCGATGATATTTGGAACGAAATCGTACAGGTGACTAAATTACCCGGAGTTACTTCGGCACCAAAACTTCAGCCTATAGAAACCCGTCTGGTTATGCTCCAAACCGGGATGCGTGCGCCAATGGGAATAAAAGTGAAAGGGGATAACCTGCAACAAATAGAAGCTTTCGGAATGAAGCTGGAAGAAATCCTGAAAGAAGCTGAAGGCGTAAAGGATGAAGCTGTTTTCGCCGATAGAATCGTTGGAAAACCTTACTTATTGATCGATATTAAGCGCGATCGCCTTGCCAGGTATGGAGTATCTATTGAAGATGTTCAGCAGATTCTGGAAGTTGCGGTGGGAGGAATGCAAATAACGCAGACTGTAGAAGGTCGGGAACGATACGGAGTTCGAGTGCGTTACCCACGAGAATTAAGAGCTAACCCCGAAGACATTAAAGATATTTATGTTCCTGTAGAAGGCGGAAGTCCTATACCATTAAGCGAATTGGTAAATATAAGGTACGAAAAGGGGCCGCAGGTGATTAAAAGTGAGGACACTTTTTTAATTGGATACGTGTTGTTTGATAAGCTAGATGGTTATGCAGAAGTAGATGTGGTAGAAAATGCCCAGGCAACTATTCAGGAGAAGATAGATTCGGGGGAATTAGTAGTTCCCCAAGGTATCAACTACCGTTTTACCGGAACTTATGAAAATCAATTAAGGGCAGAAAAAACTCTTTCTGTCGTTGTGCCTTTATCATTGCTCATCATATTCCTGATCCTGTATTTTCAGTTTAAATCTGTTTCAACTTCTTTAATGGTATTTACGGGAATTGCGGTTGCTTTTGCCGGAGGCTTCTTAATGATTTGGTTTTATGGTCAGGATTGGTTTATGAATTTCAACTTCTTTGGGGAGAACCTTCGTGATTTGTTCCAGATGCATACCATTAATCTTAGTGTGGCGGTTTGGGTAGGTTTTATTGCCCTTTTTGGAATCGCAACCGATGATGGAGTGGTGATGGCTACTTACCTTACCCAAACTTTCGATAAAAATCTAACTGAAACTAAAGACCAGGTAAGAGCATCTGTAATAGAAGCAGGGGAAAAGCGGATAAGACCTTGTTTGATGACCACGGCTACAACCATTCTGGCGTTGTTGCCAATATTAACATCAACCGGGAGAGGTAGTGATATCATGATCCCCATGGCAATTCCTGCCTTTGGAGGAATGCTCATTGCATTAATAACATTGTTCGTAGTGCCGGTACTTTTTAGTTGGAGAAAGGAAAGTCAGTTAAAAGTTAAAAGTGAAAAACTAAAAGTGATCAACTAA
- a CDS encoding four helix bundle protein, translated as MAKSILRDKSYSFALLVIQRHKIIVNEKKEFVISKQILRSGTAIGALIREAEFAESKKDFIHKMSIALKEANETIYWLDLLKDSEFIEYSVHKDLQVNCKELVAMLVSTIKTAKSKI; from the coding sequence ATGGCTAAAAGTATTTTAAGAGATAAAAGCTATTCGTTTGCTCTTTTGGTTATTCAGAGACATAAAATAATTGTTAATGAGAAAAAGGAGTTTGTGATAAGTAAACAAATTCTAAGAAGTGGAACAGCAATCGGTGCGCTTATTCGAGAAGCAGAATTTGCAGAAAGTAAAAAAGACTTTATTCACAAAATGAGCATTGCTTTAAAAGAGGCAAACGAGACAATTTATTGGTTAGACTTATTGAAAGATTCAGAGTTTATTGAGTATTCAGTTCATAAGGATCTTCAGGTTAACTGCAAGGAATTGGTAGCTATGTTGGTGAGTACCATTAAAACCGCCAAATCTAAAATTTAG